The Solanum lycopersicum chromosome 9, SLM_r2.1 genome window below encodes:
- the LOC138338406 gene encoding uncharacterized protein, translated as MSSIMSLFVAGLGRSSSKEGRAAMLIGDMDIFRLMAYVQQVLREKLRDREVYRNKKSKTSARPTQYEGSVAQGRSLANACAKCGRTQPCCFKCGQECHIMSECPKKKQDSRNSRNKNHSSSVIPLDMDAPKRSTSGTR; from the exons ATGAGTAGCATAATGAGTTTGTTTGTCGCTGGTTTGGGTCGTTCTTCAAGCAAAGAGGGTAGAGCTGCAATGTTGATAGGAGACATGGATATATTCAGGTTAATGGCTTATGTGCAACAAGTTTTAAGGGAGAAGCTGAGGGACAGAGAGGTGTATAGGAACAAGAAATCTAAGACTTCA GCTAGACCAACACAGTATGAAGGAAGTGTGGCACAAGGAAGAAGTTTGGCTAATGCCTGTGCTAAGTGTGGTAGAACCCAACCATGTTGCTTCAAATGTGGTCAGGAGTGTCACATCATGAGCGAGTGCCCTAAGAAAAAGCAAGATAGTCGAAATTCGAGAAACAAGAACCACTCTTCATCAGTTATTCCACTAGACATGGATGCACCTAAAAGATCCACTTCTGGTACTCGCTAA